The Microvirgula aerodenitrificans DSM 15089 genome has a window encoding:
- a CDS encoding DUF1801 domain-containing protein, which yields MNTDRIQTLLQDIRLVSERNHAIVQQVRHLALAAGDGVSEEVKYGGILFSTTRSFCGVFSYANHVTLEFSAGASLPDPFHMLEGQGKLRRHIKLQQLEDMADRHVADYIALACAAASSAA from the coding sequence ATGAACACCGACAGAATCCAGACCCTGCTGCAGGACATCCGCCTCGTCAGCGAGCGCAACCACGCCATCGTGCAGCAGGTCAGACACCTCGCCCTCGCCGCGGGCGACGGGGTGAGCGAGGAGGTCAAGTATGGCGGCATCCTGTTTTCCACTACCCGCTCGTTCTGCGGCGTGTTCTCGTATGCGAACCACGTCACGCTGGAATTCAGCGCCGGTGCCTCGCTGCCGGACCCGTTCCACATGCTGGAGGGACAGGGGAAACTGCGCCGCCATATCAAGCTGCAACAGCTGGAAGATATGGCGGACAGGCATGTCGCGGACTATATCGCGCTGGCTTGCGCGGCGGCCTCGTCCGCCGCATAG
- the bla gene encoding class A beta-lactamase produces MNLVCRNRLAAVVFSLAASAAALPGNTLAADDPLTTRVAAIEQSLNARLGVAVIDTGTGREWAYRGNERFPMMSTFKPLLCSLLLSQVDQGREMLDRRIEIRPDDLLEHAPVAGKHVGKAGMSLGELCEAAITQSDNTAANLVLERVGGPARVTAFLRSLGDSKTRLDRNEPTLNEARPGDERDTTMPVAMAGSLKQLVLGQTLSPASRRQLTDWLVANRTGDAKIRAGLPAGWRVGDKTGSGANGSMNDVAVIWPAGRKPVVLAIFITGTGASVAARNAAMADITRALVDTLPH; encoded by the coding sequence ATGAATCTGGTTTGCCGAAACCGGCTGGCAGCCGTGGTTTTTTCCCTCGCGGCCAGCGCCGCCGCCCTGCCGGGCAACACCCTGGCGGCGGACGATCCGCTGACAACCCGAGTGGCCGCCATCGAGCAGTCGCTCAATGCGCGGCTGGGGGTCGCCGTCATTGACACCGGGACCGGCCGCGAGTGGGCGTACCGGGGCAATGAGCGTTTTCCGATGATGAGCACCTTCAAGCCGCTGCTGTGCTCGCTGCTGCTGTCGCAGGTCGATCAGGGCCGGGAAATGCTGGACCGGCGCATTGAAATCCGGCCGGACGATCTGCTTGAACATGCTCCCGTAGCCGGGAAGCATGTGGGCAAGGCCGGCATGAGCCTGGGCGAGCTGTGCGAGGCGGCGATCACCCAGAGTGACAATACCGCCGCCAATCTCGTGCTTGAGCGAGTCGGTGGCCCGGCACGGGTGACGGCTTTCCTGCGTTCACTGGGCGACAGCAAGACCCGGCTGGACCGCAACGAGCCCACGCTGAACGAAGCCCGCCCCGGTGACGAGCGCGATACGACAATGCCGGTCGCCATGGCCGGCTCGCTGAAGCAACTGGTGCTGGGACAGACACTGTCTCCCGCCTCGCGCCGTCAGCTGACCGACTGGCTGGTTGCGAACCGGACCGGTGATGCGAAGATCCGCGCCGGCCTGCCGGCCGGCTGGCGTGTCGGCGACAAAACCGGCTCCGGGGCCAATGGCAGCATGAATGATGTCGCGGTGATCTGGCCTGCCGGCCGGAAGCCGGTCGTGCTGGCCATCTTTATCACCGGAACCGGGGCATCGGTGGCGGCGCGCAATGCCGCCATGGCCGACATCACCCGGGCGCTGGTGGATACACTGCCGCACTGA
- a CDS encoding GNAT family N-acetyltransferase — MKIVRLSSRPDLIPEIVKHLHAEWSAFTNWSNPEKIRQRFLKRSQPETGETCFVALGDEKKLLGTASVLQHEIKEIREGTHWMSEVYTCPDARGKGIGTALIEKCVDYCRAQNFKDIYLYTPDQQALYRKHGWRAVKSIEYDGEQVSIMKRTLA, encoded by the coding sequence ATGAAAATCGTCAGATTGTCCAGTCGTCCGGATCTGATCCCGGAGATTGTCAAACATTTGCACGCTGAATGGTCAGCTTTCACCAACTGGTCGAATCCGGAAAAAATCAGGCAGCGCTTTCTGAAGCGCAGCCAGCCGGAAACGGGAGAAACCTGTTTTGTCGCCCTCGGCGATGAAAAGAAACTCCTCGGTACCGCCAGCGTGCTGCAGCATGAAATCAAGGAAATTCGCGAAGGCACTCACTGGATGAGTGAGGTGTATACCTGCCCGGACGCGCGCGGCAAGGGCATTGGTACCGCCCTGATCGAGAAATGTGTGGATTATTGCCGGGCGCAGAATTTCAAGGATATTTATCTGTATACGCCGGACCAGCAGGCGCTGTACCGCAAGCATGGCTGGCGCGCCGTCAAGTCGATTGAATATGACGGCGAGCAGGTTTCCATCATGAAGCGCACGCTGGCCTGA
- a CDS encoding LysR family transcriptional regulator, with amino-acid sequence MSDVSDLAFFARLMQCGSLSATAQELGVTPPSVSRRLSALEQRLGVRLLNRTTRTLALTHEGERYLDKGRHILSELAELERELAGSQSAPQGLLRVNATLGFGRRHIAPAVSAFVRAYPKTEVQLQLSDRMPVLTAGAFDVSIRFGEPPEARLVARKIVANRRILCAAPAYLAAHPPIVTPRDLSRHACIVVRENHDAYGHWQIHAGQRQETVKVGGPLATNDGETAVNWGLDGHGILLRSLWDVAPCLQSGRLCQVLPDWQGAPADIWALYPPRLEQSTRVRVFVGFLTDYFARSTMAAG; translated from the coding sequence ATGAGCGATGTCTCCGATCTGGCCTTCTTTGCCCGGCTGATGCAGTGCGGCAGCCTGAGTGCCACCGCCCAGGAACTCGGCGTGACGCCGCCTTCGGTCAGCCGGCGGCTGTCCGCGCTGGAACAGCGACTGGGCGTGCGGCTGCTGAACCGCACCACCCGCACGCTGGCCCTGACCCACGAGGGCGAGCGTTACCTCGACAAGGGCCGGCATATCCTCAGCGAGCTGGCCGAGCTGGAACGCGAACTGGCCGGCAGCCAGTCGGCGCCGCAGGGCCTGCTGCGCGTCAATGCCACGCTGGGCTTTGGCCGCCGGCATATCGCGCCGGCGGTGTCCGCCTTCGTGCGCGCATATCCGAAGACCGAAGTACAGCTGCAGCTGAGCGACCGCATGCCGGTCCTCACGGCCGGTGCCTTCGACGTCAGCATCCGCTTTGGCGAACCGCCCGAAGCGCGGCTGGTGGCCAGAAAGATTGTCGCCAATCGCCGCATCCTGTGCGCCGCACCGGCCTACCTCGCCGCCCACCCGCCGATTGTCACCCCGCGCGACCTGAGCCGGCATGCCTGCATCGTGGTGCGCGAAAACCACGATGCCTACGGCCACTGGCAGATTCACGCCGGCCAGCGGCAGGAAACGGTCAAGGTTGGCGGTCCGCTGGCGACCAATGACGGCGAAACCGCCGTCAACTGGGGACTGGACGGGCACGGCATCCTGCTGCGCTCACTGTGGGATGTGGCGCCCTGTCTGCAATCCGGCCGCCTGTGTCAGGTCCTGCCGGACTGGCAGGGCGCGCCGGCCGACATCTGGGCGCTGTATCCGCCCCGGCTCGAACAGTCGACCCGGGTACGGGTGTTCGTCGGATTTCTGACCGACTACTTTGCCCGGAGCACGATGGCCGCTGGCTGA
- a CDS encoding autotransporter outer membrane beta-barrel domain-containing protein, translating to MNRMHRAVWVKPFGSWANQDDRDGVAGYKATTAHAGIGLGRTLMLREHTSFTPSVRTDYTWIRDQPYTESGADALLSTFSAQVPNHPEWMDAQYRLPAADVLRRTGYLEDLSQL from the coding sequence ATGAACAGAATGCACCGCGCCGTCTGGGTCAAGCCGTTCGGCTCCTGGGCCAACCAGGATGATCGCGACGGCGTCGCCGGCTACAAGGCCACCACCGCCCATGCCGGCATCGGCCTCGGCCGCACGCTGATGCTGCGCGAGCACACCTCGTTCACGCCGTCGGTTCGCACCGACTACACCTGGATCCGCGACCAGCCCTACACCGAGAGCGGCGCCGATGCGCTTCTGTCGACGTTCTCGGCACAGGTCCCGAACCATCCGGAGTGGATGGATGCCCAATACCGGCTGCCCGCCGCCGACGTGCTGCGGCGCACCGGCTATCTGGAAGACCTGTCGCAGCTGTAA
- a CDS encoding LysR family transcriptional regulator: MNNINPVQLRRLDLNSLVVLHTLLTTCSVSASAEKLCLGQPAVSHILKRLRQRTGDPLLYRHGRGMVLTPLAASLLQPLTQWLQQGQQLLQPQAFDPATAQAKVRLAMPDLLEVALLPALIIQLQDCAPGLQLEVQAMSSAEVGQALESQRIDCAIGYFPHLTSRLRRQTLLVSRFVCLHHQDRLHLPATLCAADLADVPHVYTSYAGDSASMVDDYLHQHGLQRRILASMASLLAIPVLLEQLPAVSVLPDVIGQVVSQRSHGLQLKPIADADLSIGVELLWHPGLEADPLQAFLRQQICSQAALLQASLDRAGAAYSCDRSSR; encoded by the coding sequence ATGAATAATATCAATCCCGTGCAGTTGCGGCGGCTGGATCTGAACAGTCTGGTGGTGCTGCACACCCTGTTGACGACCTGCAGTGTCAGCGCCAGCGCGGAGAAACTCTGCCTCGGACAACCGGCGGTCAGCCATATCCTCAAGCGCCTGCGGCAGCGGACCGGGGACCCGCTGCTGTACCGCCATGGCCGGGGCATGGTGCTGACGCCGCTGGCCGCGTCATTGCTGCAGCCGCTGACGCAGTGGCTGCAACAGGGCCAGCAATTGTTGCAGCCGCAGGCTTTCGATCCGGCAACGGCGCAGGCAAAGGTACGGCTGGCCATGCCGGATCTGCTGGAAGTCGCCCTGTTGCCGGCCCTGATCATCCAGTTGCAGGACTGCGCGCCCGGCCTGCAGCTGGAAGTGCAGGCCATGTCATCCGCCGAGGTCGGGCAGGCGCTGGAAAGCCAGCGCATCGACTGCGCGATCGGCTATTTCCCGCATCTGACATCCCGGCTGCGGCGGCAAACGCTGCTGGTCAGCCGTTTTGTCTGTCTGCACCATCAGGACCGGCTGCATCTGCCGGCGACCTTGTGCGCGGCGGACCTGGCCGATGTGCCGCATGTCTACACGTCCTATGCCGGCGACAGCGCCAGCATGGTTGACGACTATCTGCACCAGCATGGCCTGCAACGGCGGATTCTGGCCAGCATGGCCAGCCTGCTGGCCATTCCCGTCTTGCTGGAGCAGTTGCCGGCGGTATCGGTGCTGCCCGACGTGATCGGACAGGTCGTCAGCCAGCGCAGCCACGGCCTGCAGCTGAAGCCGATCGCCGATGCGGACCTGTCCATCGGGGTCGAACTGTTGTGGCATCCCGGGCTGGAGGCGGACCCGCTACAGGCATTCCTGCGGCAGCAGATCTGCAGTCAGGCTGCGCTGCTGCAAGCGTCGCTCGACCGGGCCGGGGCGGCTTACAGCTGCGACAGGTCTTCCAGATAG
- a CDS encoding phage tail protein codes for MGIVEHPKLSTSHVLDFRRQLSGDLPESDLAGLLVDEVVDRHAWNITRGVIPSMLAQDGTARPPRREKSLKSCPWLASPPGLHTAATEHLVRNQELTMQDRMPSIDSPDGLFHDGNPFTGEMGTIVTSAHLNDVQSGIQDLQTEAITLLAAAGMQPEPARKNQWLQALKALFLGRDDKARDSAALDGHPAAYFARASDQAAGLPLLFPLWCPNRAAIPAGYAPADGQPLARSLYPDAWAGIVAGNVPVATDAAWLATPTERGKFTAGDGAGTFRLPDYNGKSAGSLGALFMRGDGALSAGADGMIQGDAIRNIVGEYCDDIFRRSSRATGPFVEGTQATTTGAGGSTGASYSLKFDASRQVPTAPENRPLNVTGCWVIRLFGAVVNPGAADAAQLATEVSKLGADKVPWTAFQGSLVTNGYRRLPGGDIEQWGSVSVPGGTQVTVTFPIAFPSALFNVQVTRDGLAGNAPTVNPPFDTTRCAIFNGSTTTQILYWRAIGK; via the coding sequence ATGGGCATTGTTGAGCATCCTAAGCTTTCGACGAGCCACGTTCTGGATTTCCGCCGGCAGCTGTCGGGAGATCTCCCCGAGTCAGATCTTGCCGGTCTCCTTGTCGATGAAGTTGTGGATCGCCATGCGTGGAATATAACGCGGGGCGTTATCCCGTCAATGCTGGCGCAAGACGGCACGGCAAGACCGCCGCGGAGGGAAAAGTCACTGAAATCCTGCCCATGGTTAGCTTCACCGCCCGGGTTGCACACTGCTGCAACTGAACACCTTGTTCGCAACCAGGAGCTGACCATGCAAGACCGAATGCCCTCGATTGACTCACCGGACGGCCTGTTCCACGACGGCAATCCGTTTACCGGCGAGATGGGCACCATCGTGACCTCCGCACACCTGAACGATGTGCAGTCGGGCATCCAGGACCTGCAGACCGAGGCGATCACGCTGCTGGCCGCTGCCGGCATGCAGCCGGAGCCGGCGCGGAAAAACCAGTGGCTGCAGGCGCTGAAGGCGCTGTTCCTCGGCCGGGACGACAAGGCGCGCGACAGCGCCGCGCTGGACGGGCACCCGGCCGCGTACTTCGCCAGGGCCAGCGACCAGGCCGCCGGTCTGCCGTTGCTGTTTCCGCTGTGGTGCCCGAACCGCGCCGCCATTCCGGCCGGCTATGCGCCGGCCGACGGCCAGCCCCTGGCGCGCAGCCTGTACCCGGATGCCTGGGCCGGCATCGTCGCCGGCAATGTGCCGGTGGCCACCGACGCCGCCTGGCTGGCCACGCCGACCGAGCGCGGCAAGTTCACGGCGGGGGATGGGGCGGGCACGTTCCGGCTGCCGGATTACAACGGCAAGTCGGCGGGGAGCTTGGGCGCGCTGTTCATGCGCGGGGATGGGGCGCTGTCGGCTGGGGCTGACGGCATGATTCAGGGGGATGCGATCCGCAATATTGTCGGTGAGTATTGCGACGATATTTTCAGACGGTCGTCCCGGGCGACCGGGCCGTTCGTCGAGGGGACGCAGGCCACAACGACTGGTGCAGGTGGTTCGACTGGAGCCTCCTACTCGCTGAAATTTGACGCGTCCCGCCAGGTGCCGACAGCTCCGGAAAACCGCCCGCTTAACGTCACCGGCTGCTGGGTCATCCGCCTGTTCGGCGCGGTGGTCAATCCCGGTGCAGCCGATGCGGCGCAACTGGCGACCGAGGTCAGCAAGCTGGGGGCGGACAAGGTGCCGTGGACTGCATTTCAGGGCTCGCTGGTCACAAACGGTTATCGGCGATTGCCCGGTGGAGATATTGAGCAATGGGGCAGTGTCTCTGTGCCGGGTGGAACTCAGGTTACGGTGACATTCCCCATTGCATTCCCATCCGCATTGTTCAATGTACAGGTCACGCGTGATGGACTGGCCGGCAATGCGCCGACGGTAAACCCGCCGTTCGACACGACCCGATGCGCGATTTTCAACGGGTCGACGACAACCCAGATTCTCTATTGGAGGGCAATCGGAAAATGA
- a CDS encoding LysR family transcriptional regulator, whose product MDRPHLPLNALRAFEASARHCSFTKAAIELCVTQAAVSYQVKKLEGQLNVRLFKRLPRGLMITQEGESLLPVLQDSFDRMAGVLDRFQGGRFREVLSVGAVGTFAAGWLFPRLADFRERHPLVDLRLSTHNNRVDIAAEGLDFAIRFGDGAWHGTAAAKLCEAPFSVLCAPDMAQGLRTPQDVIGKTLLRSYRPEEWTRWFEAAGLPLPVPPHKQVVFDSSLTMMDAVLQGVGLALAPALMFRRHLAGGSICQPFDLSVNMGSYWLTHLKSRIPTPAMEAFRDWLMATTR is encoded by the coding sequence ATGGATCGCCCTCACCTGCCGCTCAATGCCCTCCGCGCTTTCGAGGCCTCGGCGCGGCACTGCAGCTTTACCAAAGCGGCGATCGAACTGTGCGTGACCCAGGCAGCAGTCAGCTATCAGGTCAAGAAGCTGGAGGGGCAGCTCAATGTCCGGTTGTTCAAGCGGTTGCCCCGGGGGCTGATGATCACCCAGGAGGGCGAAAGCCTGCTGCCGGTGCTGCAGGACAGCTTCGACCGGATGGCCGGGGTGCTGGACCGCTTCCAGGGCGGCCGGTTCCGGGAAGTGCTGAGCGTGGGTGCCGTCGGCACCTTTGCCGCCGGCTGGCTGTTTCCACGGCTGGCGGACTTCCGCGAACGCCATCCGCTTGTCGACCTTCGGCTGTCCACCCACAACAACCGGGTGGATATCGCCGCCGAAGGGCTGGATTTCGCCATCCGTTTTGGCGATGGGGCCTGGCACGGCACGGCGGCGGCAAAACTGTGCGAGGCACCGTTCTCGGTGCTGTGCGCGCCGGACATGGCGCAGGGTCTGCGAACGCCGCAGGACGTGATCGGCAAGACCCTGCTGCGCTCCTACCGGCCGGAAGAATGGACGCGCTGGTTCGAGGCTGCCGGGCTGCCGCTGCCGGTACCGCCGCACAAGCAGGTGGTGTTCGACTCCTCACTGACCATGATGGATGCGGTCCTGCAGGGGGTCGGCCTTGCCCTGGCCCCCGCGCTGATGTTCCGGCGCCACCTGGCCGGCGGCAGCATCTGCCAGCCGTTCGACCTCAGCGTCAACATGGGCAGTTACTGGCTGACCCATCTGAAGTCCCGTATCCCGACCCCGGCCATGGAGGCGTTCCGCGACTGGCTGATGGCCACGACCCGCTAG
- a CDS encoding MFS transporter, whose product MFDSRSHFQPPRRYLFAIMLVASLEFIQNGMLNFAASAVMGGIGAAPEEFSYAAMAYASTAIVVLFNHQRCSYWLGPRRFVQGSLLLFGLGAVLCACASTPAAFILGRAVQGLGGAVFFTAARVEVDRLQDKRKILGLLCFGYALMLGSAFGPLLGSQALRHLDWRWIFWGILPWLALALPATRMLSLRARRPRPSSSTPHALAWLAAAVLALQWLIQQTPYDFFGQAQQLLMILALCGMAALVAIRLQGGNARLVYSWRSLAQLRYVLGLFFYFCCYLLVSANSYILPVMVQQALGFDVPTSGQLLSVSFLAGMLFATVYAALLFRRRAPGLRIMLLIACALLAAYGLLMTSMIHPGMTLWQLTAILLLNGGFMSLFIMAVAQGTFREVRPAQFAHAYQTKNIVRQLAISMGVALSTVFLQARNALHYQRLSEGFSWHAPRFTEAMDHLQQLLPQLGQEQRLALLVGELVQQAMLLSCQDFFRLETGVAAVLVLIILLQRTFRE is encoded by the coding sequence ATGTTCGACTCCCGCAGTCATTTTCAGCCTCCCCGCCGTTACCTGTTCGCCATCATGCTGGTAGCCAGTCTGGAATTCATTCAGAACGGCATGCTGAATTTCGCGGCCAGCGCCGTCATGGGCGGCATCGGCGCCGCGCCTGAAGAATTCAGCTACGCAGCCATGGCCTATGCGAGCACGGCGATTGTGGTGCTGTTCAACCACCAGCGCTGCAGTTACTGGCTGGGGCCGCGCCGGTTCGTGCAGGGCTCGCTGCTGCTGTTCGGGCTTGGCGCCGTGCTCTGCGCCTGCGCCAGCACGCCGGCGGCCTTCATTCTCGGCCGGGCGGTGCAGGGGCTGGGCGGCGCGGTGTTTTTTACCGCCGCGCGGGTCGAAGTCGACCGATTGCAGGACAAACGCAAGATACTCGGCCTGCTGTGCTTTGGTTATGCGCTGATGCTGGGTTCCGCGTTCGGCCCCCTGCTCGGCAGTCAGGCGCTGCGCCATCTGGACTGGCGCTGGATCTTCTGGGGCATCCTGCCGTGGCTGGCCCTGGCCCTGCCGGCCACCCGTATGCTGAGTCTGCGGGCGCGACGGCCACGCCCCTCGTCGTCCACCCCGCACGCGCTGGCCTGGCTGGCAGCGGCAGTGCTGGCATTGCAATGGCTGATCCAGCAGACACCGTATGATTTTTTCGGCCAGGCACAACAGCTGCTGATGATCCTGGCGCTGTGCGGCATGGCGGCACTGGTGGCGATCCGCCTGCAGGGCGGCAATGCCCGCCTGGTTTACAGCTGGCGTTCGCTGGCGCAATTGCGCTATGTGCTGGGGCTGTTTTTCTATTTCTGCTGCTATCTGCTGGTATCCGCCAACAGCTATATCCTGCCGGTCATGGTGCAGCAGGCACTGGGCTTTGATGTCCCGACTTCCGGGCAGCTGCTCTCGGTCAGCTTTCTGGCCGGCATGCTGTTCGCCACCGTTTACGCCGCCCTGCTGTTCCGGCGGCGGGCGCCCGGGCTTCGCATCATGCTGCTGATCGCCTGCGCGCTGCTGGCGGCCTATGGCCTGCTGATGACCAGCATGATCCATCCCGGCATGACGCTGTGGCAACTGACCGCAATCCTGCTGCTGAACGGCGGCTTCATGTCGCTGTTCATCATGGCGGTGGCGCAAGGCACCTTCCGCGAGGTCCGGCCGGCGCAGTTCGCCCACGCCTACCAGACCAAGAACATCGTCCGGCAACTGGCCATTTCCATGGGTGTGGCGCTGAGCACCGTATTTCTGCAGGCACGCAATGCCCTGCATTACCAGCGGCTGTCCGAGGGCTTTTCCTGGCATGCCCCGCGGTTCACGGAAGCCATGGACCACCTGCAGCAACTGCTGCCGCAACTCGGGCAGGAGCAGCGGCTGGCGCTGCTGGTCGGCGAGCTGGTGCAACAGGCGATGCTGCTGTCCTGTCAGGATTTTTTCCGGCTCGAAACCGGCGTGGCGGCCGTTCTGGTACTGATCATCCTGCTGCAGCGGACATTCCGGGAATGA
- a CDS encoding phage tail assembly chaperone encodes MPDYPVSAGQLAEVRAYRQALRDLPLQPAFPQAIDWPALPAGYAADEAAAQASAI; translated from the coding sequence ATGCCGGACTACCCGGTCAGCGCCGGGCAACTGGCCGAAGTCCGTGCCTATCGCCAGGCACTGCGCGACCTGCCGCTGCAGCCGGCCTTTCCGCAGGCAATCGACTGGCCGGCACTGCCGGCAGGCTATGCGGCGGACGAGGCCGCCGCGCAAGCCAGCGCGATATAG
- a CDS encoding sulfite exporter TauE/SafE family protein, translating into MALIMTLGLALLLGAALGALGGLLGIGGGILAIPVLVLLYGMDQQLAQGTALVMMVPNVLIAFWRYRQRNPFPLRTALAIGLTSILSTYPAARLAVALDARLLKLAFAVFLLWLAAYFLWTSRPRAGNASPGAHWNERYLPAVGVVGGLFAGLFSVGAGIVAAPILVRGFGKRQAVAQGLALALVVPGALVALATYGRAQHVDWRLGAALAAGGMATVSWGVALAHRVPERRLKQSFALMLLLTALLMIGQP; encoded by the coding sequence ATGGCGCTGATCATGACACTGGGTCTGGCCCTGCTGCTGGGGGCGGCACTGGGCGCACTGGGCGGATTGCTGGGCATCGGCGGCGGCATTCTGGCCATCCCGGTACTGGTGCTGCTGTACGGCATGGACCAGCAACTGGCCCAGGGCACGGCGCTGGTGATGATGGTGCCCAATGTACTGATCGCCTTCTGGCGCTACCGCCAGCGCAACCCGTTTCCGCTGCGCACGGCGCTGGCCATCGGGCTGACCTCCATCCTGTCCACCTATCCGGCCGCGCGGCTGGCGGTGGCGCTGGATGCCCGGCTACTGAAGCTGGCGTTTGCCGTCTTCCTGCTGTGGCTGGCGGCGTATTTTCTCTGGACCAGCCGGCCGCGTGCCGGCAACGCCAGCCCGGGGGCGCACTGGAACGAACGCTATCTGCCGGCCGTCGGCGTGGTTGGTGGCCTGTTCGCCGGCCTGTTCAGCGTCGGCGCCGGCATCGTGGCCGCGCCGATTCTGGTGCGCGGTTTCGGCAAGCGCCAGGCGGTGGCGCAGGGGCTGGCCCTGGCACTGGTGGTACCGGGCGCGCTGGTCGCCCTGGCTACCTATGGCCGGGCGCAGCATGTGGACTGGCGGCTGGGGGCCGCGCTGGCGGCCGGCGGCATGGCCACCGTATCGTGGGGCGTGGCGCTGGCGCACCGCGTGCCGGAACGGCGGCTCAAGCAGTCGTTTGCGCTGATGCTGCTGCTGACGGCGCTGCTGATGATCGGGCAGCCCTGA